CCGAAGTCCTGGTCACCGCCTGCCCCTGGTGCCAGATTCAGTTTGAGACCTTTGGGGGCCAATTGGAGGGAGACGCCCTGCCCCCCCTGCCCTATCTCCGGCTTTTGGGCCTTGCCATGGGTATAGTCCAGGATGACACGGGGCTTTTTTCCGAAAGATCGCGCGAAGTTGCCGGGGCTTCGGACAAGGACGCGGGCCGGACCGGGGTTAAAGTCAAAAATAAGTCCGACACGGACATAATTGACGCGGGAGAAACAAATGTCTGACACGGTTGGAAGCGTGATGGTGGTGGGCGGCGGAATATCCGGGATGCAGGCCGCGCTTGATCTGGCCAACTCCGGTTATTTCGTCCACCTGGTGGAGCGCACGGCGGGCATAGGCGGCATGATGAGCCAGCTTGACAAGACCTTTCCCACCAACGACTGCGCCATGTGAATTCTCTCCCCAAAACTGGTCGAGGTCGGCCGGCACATAAATATCGAGCTTCTGACCCTTTCCGAGCTAACCGGCGTAACCGGGGAAGCCGGAAACTTCAGGGTTAAAATCACCAGGCACCCGCGCTACGTTGACGTGGACAAGTGCATAGCCTGCGGTGCGTGCACCGAAAAATGCCCCGCCAAGGTTGATAACGAGTACGAGGGCGGCCTTGTGAAGCGCAAGGCGGTGTACGTGAAGTATGCCCAGGCAGTGCCCCTGAAATACGCCATAGACGACCGGTATTGCCTGAAGCTCACCAAGGGCAAGTGCGGGCTGTGCGAAAAAAAATGCCCGGCGGGTGCCATCAATTACGCAGACACGAAAGAATTCCTCGAAATCTCAGTGGGCGCGATAATCATGGCCCAGGGAGGCGACACCTACAACCCTGCCTCCCACGACACCTACGGCTACTCGAATAATCCAAACATAGTCACAAGCCTCGAATTCGAGCGCATACTTTCGGCCTCCGGCCCCTACGGCGGGCATCTGGTGCGGCCCTCCGACCACAAAGAGCCGAAGAAGATCGCCTGGCTCCAGTGCGTGGGTTCGCGGGACGAGCACATCGGGCGCGGCTACTGCTCATCGGTGTGCTGCACCTACGCAGTAAAGGAGGCCATGCTGGCCAAGGAGCACGCCAAAGGCCTGGACGCCGCCATCTTCTACATGGACATGCGCACCTTCGGAAAGGACTTCGAGCGCTTCTACAACCGGGCAAGGGACGAGGCGGGAGTAAGATTCATCAAGGCCCGCGTCACCGGAATCGAGTCAGACCCGGAAACCGGCCTGCAGAAAATCGCCTGGATGAACGAGGACGGGCAGCTCGCCACGGAGGGCTTCGACATCGTGGTGCTTTCGGTGGGCTTGGGCTCCACCGAAGAGGGCCGGGAGCTGGCCCGAAGGCTCGGAGTGGGCCTCGACCGCTACGGATTCATACCCACCGGCAGCTTCACCCCGGTTGACACTGAGCGTCCAGGAATCTTCGTCTGCGGGGCCTCGGCGGGCCCCAAGGACATTCCTTCCTCGGTGATCGATTCCTCAGCGGCAGCGGCCCAGGCCGGGGCCCTTCTGGCCGAACACCGGAACGAGCTCACGCGCGCCAGGGAAATCCCCTCCGAAAGGGACATACGCGGCGAAACCACAAGGATCGGAGTTTTCCTCTGCCGCTGCGGAACCAACATAGCGGGGGTGGTGGACATCCCGAAACTTCTGGAACGGACAAAAACCCTGCCCGGCGTGGCCTTTGCGGCGGAGAACCTCTTTTCCTGCTCCCAGGACACCCAGGACAAGATGGCGAAGCTGGTTGCGGAACACGGCTTGAACCGGGTGGTGGTGGCGGCCTGCACCCCCAAGACCCACGAGCCTCTGTTCCAGGAAACCCTCACCAACGCGGGCCTCAACAAGTACCTTTTCGAGATGGCCAACATAAGGAACCACTGCTCGTGGGTCCACAAGGACGAGCCCGAAAAGGCAACGGAAAAGGCCTGGGACCTGGTGCGCATGGCGGTGGCCAAGGCCGCCCTTTTGGCCCCCCTCACAGAGCCGGTTCTTTCCATCGATCCCAAGGCCCTGGTGATCGGCGGCGGCGTGGCGGGCATGGAGGCGGCCCGGAATCTCTCGGCCCAGGGCTACAAGACCTTTCTGGTGGAGAAGGCCGACAGGCTTGGCGGTAACGCCAAAAAGCTCCATCGCACCTGGAAGGGCGAGGACGTCCAGGACTACCTTGCCCGGCTCATCGTAAAAATCAGCAACGACCCTAAAATCGAGGTGCTTTTAAACGCCACGGTCACGGCGGTGGAAGGCTTCGTGGGCAATTTCAAAACCACGGTTAACGCGGCTGGCGAAAGCCGCATGCTTGAGCACGGGGTCACCATCTTCGCATCGGGCGCGACCGAGCTTGTCCCCCAAGGTTTCGGTTACGGCGAAAACCGGCGCGTCCTAACAGGGCTTTCGCTTTCGCAGAAGCTCACCAACGAGCCGGAATCGGCCAGGAACATAAAGCAGGCCGTCTTCATTCAGTGCGTGGGCTCCCGCATCCCGGAGCGGCCCTATTGCTCCAAGGTCTGCTGCACCCAGAGCATCAGAAACGCGCTTTCGCTTCTCGAAGTCAACCCGGATATCAAAATCACCATACTTTTCAGGGATATGCGCCCATACGGCCTCCGGGAGGAGCTTTACCGCCAAGCCCGCGAAAAAGGCGTGCTGTTTTTGAGATACGACGCGGAAAAGCCGCCCGATGTCGATGCCGACGGGGTTGTGAGATTCACGGACAGGGTCCTCAAGCGGCCTCTGAAAATAACTGCTGACATGGTGGTCCTGGCTACGGCGATGGTCCCGGAAAAGGACTCGCCCTTAGGCCCATTTTACAAGGTGTCCCAGAACGCGGACGGATTCTTTGCCGAGGCCCACGTGAAACTGAGGCCCGTGGATTTCGCAACCGACGGCGTTTTCGTGTGCGGCCTGGCCCACGCGCCCAAGAGCCTGGATGAATCCGTTAGCCAGGCCCAGGCGGCGGCGGCCAGGGCCGTGACCCTGCTGTCAACCCGCCAGATGGCGGTGGCCGGAACCGTGGCCGCCGTAAACCCGTCCCACTGCTCGTCCTGCGGGGTCTGCGTCTCGATATGCCCCTACGGCGCGCCCCGCTTTGACCCAAAAACCGGCAAGGCCTTCATCGAGGCCACCCTTTGCAAGGGCTGCGGCCTGTGCACGGCATCCTGCCGTTCGGGGGCCATATCCCTCAAGGGCTTTGATGCGCCCCAAGTATTCGCACAAATCGAAGCCCTGTAATAAGGCCGTCCAAAAAGGCCGTCCACAAGCGCGAACTGCTGTGTCAGACTTCGCGGCGCGGGGCGGAATGTACGAAAAGTACTATTCCTTCCCGCGCCGCTTGTCTTCCTTGCATTTCATCGCTTGTGATCGGCCTTTTAAGTCGGCAGAAGCCCTGCGGGGAAAATTGGGCGGGGAAAGCCTGTCAGCCAGGAATCACACCGTATATAAGGTTTTGCAATCGCCTTCTCAGTATCGGAAGAAATACGGAACTGCGGTAAGAACGACGCCGATAATCACGATAAGGACCGGGCTCTCGAAAAAATAGGGGTAGACGCAAAGGGCGATGCCAGTAACGAGCGGAATCAGCCTGCCCTGCTTTTTGCCGTACATGAAATACCCGACGCCTATGGCCCCGAACAGAACCCCCCAGAGCATCACTCCCGCATCCGGCATTTCGCACCTCCGACAGGGTTCACAACGAGACGAGACTTTTTAGCGCACATTTTTCACATGACACCCGGAACAACCAGGCCGGTCACAAGCGATGAGTATGGTTTTTTTTCCTGTGTTTCCAGGACTCCGACCCGAAAGAACCAGCACAAGCGATGAAATGCAAGGAGCGCGAGCGGCGCGGGAGCAAGCGTACTAAATGTACGTGGCGGACCGCGCCGCAATGCGCGACACAGCAGTTCACGCTTGTTCTGGTTCTTTCATTTTTTCTTGGCTTGGTTCGCTACGTCCTGCGCCGCCTTGGCCACCGCCTCCGGGTCGCCCAGGTAGCGGGAGCTTATGGGCTTCAAGTCCCTGTCCAGCTCGTAGACAAGGGGAACGCCGGTGGGGATGTTTAGTTTTAAGATTTCCTCGTCCGAGATGTTGTCCAGGTACTTTACCAAGGCTCTCAAACTGTTGCCGTGGGCGGTGAGTATCACGCGCTTTCCGAGCTTGATACGGGGGACCACCACCTGGTGCCAGTACGGAAGGAAGCGGGCCACCGTGTCCTTGAGGCATTCGGAGGCCGGGATGTCCGAGGGGTTCAGGCCCTTGTAGCGCGGGTCATGGGAGGGATGCCGGGCGTCGGCGGTTTCCAGGGGGGGCGGCGGCACGTCGTAGGAGCGCCGCCACAGAAGCACCTGCTCCTCGCCGTGGCGCTCGGCGGTTTCGGCCTTGTTGAGACCCTGGAGCGCGCCGTAGTGGCGCTCGTTGAGCCGCCAGGAGTGAGAGATGGGAACGTACATCAAATCCATCTCCTCCAGGGCGAGCCACAGGGTCTTTATGGCGCGTTTCAGTACCGAGGTGTGGGCCTCGTCAAAGACGTAGCCCTCCTCCTTCAGAATGCGCCCGGCGCTTTTGGCCTCCTCCACGCCCTTGTCTGTAAGCGGCACGTCGGTCCAGCCGGTAAACCTGTTTTCGCGGTTCCAGGAGCTTTCTCCGTGCCGCAGAAGAACTACCTTGTACATTTTTTCCTCCGGTTCATTCAATTAGAATTCCCAAAAGCTCCAATATTCTCCTGGAAGTGTATTCGCCGACGTCCGCCAGGGCGTCCGTGGGCATGAAGCAATGCGCGTTTTTCGAGTAAAGGCAGGTGACGGAGGGCGGAAAGTCCTCATCCGGCATGTAGAAAAGATAGGTCAGGCCCACCTTGGGCAGGGGGTGGAGCCGGAGCGAAAAATCCGCCGTGTTCAATATCCCCTCCGGCGCGGGCTCCCCGCAAAGCCCGGCCATGAGGCGGTCCCGCGCTTCGCTTATGTCCTCCACAAAGGGCATAAGCACGTTTTCGGTGCGGTTCTTGAATGCCCCCACGTAGGGCGCGCTTCCCGGCAGGTCCCGGAAGGACACCGGCGGGTCGTGGCGGCAGGGCTCGCAGGCCGCGTGAAGGGCGTAGAGGGAGACCACCACCCCGCGAGGGCCGTCCTCCTCAAGTCCGCCAAGGCTTATGCCGTCCGGGTGGATGCGGCAGCGCTCGCCGAAGGCGTCGAAGTGGAAGTCGTCCCCGAAACGCCTGGCTGCGAGCTTCTCGTCCAGGTCGCCCGGCAACCTCATGTAGAGGCGGTCGATGTTGTGGAGAATTATCCTGCGATAGCTTGTTTCGGCCATGTTCCGGCTTTCGTTCAATCGATGCGGCAAGGTGAGTCGATAGTGTCGGTGGATGTCGCGCCCGCGCCTTAACCGGTGAAGTCGAAACCGGGGGTTTCGGCAACCACGAAGCATGTGGAGCGAAGGGCCACGCAGCCCTTTTTCACCCACAGCCTCACCATCACGCAGTTTTCGCCGGAAAGAGCCACCACGTTGGGAAGCCGCTCCACGTATTCCACGTCGGACGCGGCGAACTCGTAGTAGGTGACCACCGATGAAAGCGGATCGGGCAGAAGCACCATCCGGGCGTCATCGGTGGGGTGCTTTTTCGGGGTTCCGGAGAAGGGCACGTGGGTCTTTTTTAGGCGCTGCTTGTTTTCGTAGGGAACAAGGTCGAAGCGCTCCACCTTTTCCAGAAAAAACGAAAGGGTCATGGCACGGTCCTCCGTTTTCAGGTCGCCGGTTTTGCTTTTTCATACCACACGCACCGGGTCTCATGCAAACACGGAGGATGGATGGAAGCCGGATAGGTCGAGGAGCGGGCGCAGTTCGGACTATAATGGAGCTGGCCGGAAACCCGTCATCTTGGGGTTTTGCCGGAAAAAGCGCCCGGAAGGAGGCTTATAAGGAAAAACAGACAGGAGGCCAGCACCACCGTGGCCCCGGTGGCGGTCTCTGCCCAGGGCTGGGCGGAAATTATCAGGCCCGTTACTGCGGATATCAGGGAAACGCCCACGGCCCACCAGAACATTCCCCCGGCGGACCGGGCAAGGTTCCGTCCGGTTGCGGCGGGCACGATGAGAAGGGCGGTAACCAGGAAGACCCCCACCGCCCATACGGCAAATATCACCACTACAGATACAAGCCCTGCGAAAAGGTACTGGTAGAGCTTCACCCGCACCCGGTGGGCCTGGGCAACGCTCTGGTTTATTCCCATCAGAAGCATCCGGTTGTATCCGAGGGCAACAAAAGCCATCAGGACCGCGAACAGGAGAAAGAGGCACCATATCTGGGCGTCCGAGGTGGTGAGGATGTCGCCGTACAGAAAGCGGGTGACGTCGCGGGCCGCCTGCCTGTCCCGGCTCACCACCGCGAGCCCGAAGGCTATCACCCCGGAGAAGAATACGCCTATCACCGTGTCCTTGGAAAGGGAAGAGCGCCGCCCCACCGATACGATGAGAAGGCCGATGAGAACTCCGAAACCCATCATGGAGGCCTGGGCCGAAACGCCCAGCAAGAGGCCCAGGGCCACGCCAGTAAAGGCCGAATGTGAAATGGCGTCCGAAAAGAAGGCCATGCGGAAATTGACTATGGAAACCCCCATTGCCGCGCACAGGGGGGAAAGAAGCAAAAGCCCCGCCATTGCCTGCTGCATGAAGCGGGCCTCCATGCAGGAAAAGGGAAAAACGGCCGCCAGAAAGGAATACAGGGGCGCAAGGTCAGGCATGGCTGCACCACGTCTCCGCCACGCACTTTCCCGGCTGGGACGTATGAAGGCCGAAGGTGGCGGCGAGAATTTCGTCGGTGAGAACGGAGATGGGCCCTGCGGCCTTCACGGTTTTTTTCAGGCAGATGACGTCCGTGGCGTGGGCCGAAACCATCGAAAGGTCGTGGGTGACGATTATCTGGGTCACCGGGCTGTCTTTATGAAGCCTGGCGAAAATCTCACACAGGAGGCCCTCCCCCGCCACGTCCACCCCGGCTGCGGGCTCGTCCATAATAAGTATCTGGGGCTCCTGGGAAAGGGCCAGGGCCAGGAGCACCCTCTGAAGCTCGCCGCCTGAAAGCGACCCAAGCCTTTTTAGGGCGAGATGCGCCGCCTTGACGTAATCCAGGGCTTCCATGGCCCGCGCCCTGTGCCTTGCGCCTATCCCGAAAAAAAGCGGCCTTCGCTGGCGGTCCATGACCAGAAAATCCAGCACAGTCACGGGAAGCCCCCGGTCGAAGTCGAGCCTCTGGGGCACGTAGCCAAGGCGGGCCGCATCCACCCTTATTTTTCCCTCATAGGCCACCTGACCCAAAAGGGCCATCAAAAGCATGGTCTTGCCCGCGCCGTTGGGACCGATGAGGGCTGTAATGCTTCCCTTGGGCACGCTTGCGGTAACGCGGCCCAGGATGACCACGCCCCCGAAGGATACGGTGACGTCCTCGAAGGATACCGCAGAGTTTTCAGACCGGGGGGAATTCATTTTTTCCCCAGGACGGATTTTAAAATTCCGAGGTTTTTTTGCATCGCGGCCTCGTAATGGGAAATATCTGCCCCGTCCGGGCCGTTGGCCACCGGATCGAGCGCCGCCACCGGTATTCCGGCCTCCCTGGCTATGGTCTCGCCGACCTTTGCAGGATACTGGGGTTCGGTAAAGAGTGCCGCCGCCTTTTTGGCCCTGATGGCCTTCACGATTTCCAGCATGTCCGAGGCCGAGGGCTCCTGTCCGGGCTCATCCTCCACAACTGCCACTATTGCAAGGCCGCAGTCCTCAGCCAGATAGTCGAAAACCGCGTGCTGTGTGACGATTCTTCGGTTGGGAAAGGCCGCCGCCGCCCTGGCGTAAGAGGCCGCAAGGCCGGACAGCCGCCCGTGCCAGAAGGCCGCGTTTTTTCGGTAAAGGGAGGAGTTTTTCCCGTCCAGCGCGGCCAGGGACTCCCCAAGGGCCTTCACCATCTGCGCCGCGCGTTTTGGGGATGAAAAAAGGTGCGGGTTGAACCCTCCGTGATGATGGCCTTGTCCGTCATCGCCCATCAACCTTAGAATACCCTTCTGCCCCGCAGATGTGTCGATGATTTTGAGCTTGGGCTTGGCCTTTTTCAGCGACGCATCCAAAAACTCCTCCATGCCCAGGCCGTTTATCACCAGGACGTCGGCCTCTGCCAGTTTTCGCATGTCCTTTGGAGTCAGTACGTAATCGTGGGGGCAGCCAAGGGCCGACGGCAACATGAGGTCAACCGACACCCCAGCCGAGCCTTTGGCCACCGAGCTTGTGAAAACATACATGGGATAGGTGGAGCAGAGCACCTTGAGGGGCCTTGGTCCTGCAACGGCGGATGCCGCTGAAAGGATCAGGCACATTATGACGATAATGTAGAAAAAGCGAACGGTTTTCATTTCAGATGGCTTTCCAGGTCCATGCCATGCGAATGATCTGGAGAGTCCCCCGCATGGCAGACAAGGTGGTATTCCTGGCAGTCACCGCACTTGGCCATGAAATGGGTGCGGGCAAGCGTAGCCCAGTGATCCCTCTGGCGGGGGGTCAGAATCCCGGTTCCGCTGCAAAGGGGGCAGGTGTTTTCAAGGGCTGAAAGAACGGCCCTTCGCACGAACTCGCTTTTGTTCGGAACCTTGTCGAGGATTTCGGCGAGAGCCGGATCGACCTTGAATGTGAGCGTTACCGGTTTTCGGCTCATGACCCATCCTTGTGAGTTGGTAATATTTTGTATTACCAGTATCGCTAATCCCTGTCAACCTTTTCCATCAGCCCTTAAACGCAAAATGGTCCGGGAAGGCACAGGCAGCCTTCACGGACCAGGGGGGATGAACACAAGCCAGAGGAGCCTTGAGTCCGGCTTGCAAGCAAAATCAGGGCCGACGGGGCAAAGATCAGCCTCGGCAGGGTAAAGTCTAAACGCGCAAGAGCATTGCGGCGGCAGAGATGATCCGGGTCAGCTCCTGTAGCTCCAGACAATGGCCCCGAAAACCAGAAGCCCCAGAAGGCTTATATATAGGCCTCCGGGCTTTCCCTGGGCGATCACCCCGTAAAGGCCCAAGGCCACGAAAGCGCCCCCGAAAGCCGTTCCTATCGCCAACGAAAGATTGAACGCTTTTTTGGGGCCGCCTTTTTTGCCCTGCGCTTTTTTTGGGGCCGCCTTTTTCGGTAAGGCCTTTTTGGGTGAAGCCTGTTTTTGAGGAGCCTTGCTCTGGGGCGCGGTTTTTTGGCCCTGCCCCTTTGACTTTCTTTTGCTCATCCGTCGCCTTCTTCCTGTAGCCGTTTAAAAAAACTAATATTATCGGGAGCGCAATTTGTTTCCATTCTCCGCTTTACGGAAAAATTGTGGATGAGGAAGATTTGGCTCTTCTTCCCGCATCGGGCTTTCCTTGAAAAAGGAAAAGAACCATGCTCCGCTTAATAGCCCTATCCGGCAAAAAGCCCGGCTTGCAACCCGGAATCAACATACGTTACAGTAGGGGCGGATACAAGATGAATCGTAACCCGCGCCCTATGGACGAAACCGAAATAACCCAAGAGGACCAAACGGCGGAATCGAACCGGCCATGAATCGACTTTGCGCAACCTTCCTTGAAGGCGCCTCGGTGATCCTTGAGTTCGGCGGCTCGGTCCGCCTTTTGACCAATCCGCGTTTCAAGGAAAAATCAAAAACCGATGACAGCCTTATCGACCGGCTTTCCCGACTGACCGGCTTGGTGATAACCGCCTTTGAACCCGGACAAGCCGACCTTTCCGCCCCGTGGTCAAAAACGGTCCTGGAAGCTCCGGTGGTGGTGCCCAGGGGCTTTGTCTGGCAGGCGGAGCTTGCCGGTTTTTCCACCTGCCATGAACTCGCAGCGGGCGAATCCGTCGGCCTTGGCCCAATCAGGCTCACCGCAACCCCTGCGGCCCCTGCCGACGGAAGGTTCAGCGCCATTATCGAGGCGTTCGGATTTACGGTTTTTTTCGCCGGGGAAACCCTTTTCGAGCCTCTTTTGGGAGCCGTTCCCAAAAGTTTTCCCAAAATTGACCTGGCCTTTCTGCCTGTTGGCGGCCCTGCCTTTTCGTCTTCATCCCGCCCCAAAACCCTGATGTCGGCCCAGGAGGCCGCTGGCCTGTGCGCCGTATTGCGCCCTCGCACGGCAATTCCCATACTCTGGGAGGCGGATCCCACCTCTCCCGCAGCCTTTATCACGGCTGCAAAAATATTCGCACCCGCCACAAAAATCAAAATCCTGAAATACGGCGAGTCCGTCTGCCTTTAGGCCAAGCGGTGAAAATCACCGTAGCCCCGAAAAAATCACGGCTGCACCCGGAAAAAGCTGTGATAAGTCAGGCAATGGCTCCGGCAGATTATTAATGATTCCATTGGGATATGAAACATTTCACAGATAGGTGATTATCTGGCACACAATTTGCTATTTTAATAGATATTATTGATTTCGACTCACTTTTCCGAACAAAAACCAGCATCATTTCCCGCCGTCGGGAAAAATGGCGGAAAACCGGAGATTCCCATGATCGCCCTCACGCGCAAAAGACAAAAAGGCTTCACCCTGGTGGAACTCATGATAGTCATCGCCATAATCGCGATCCTGGCGGCGATAGCGATTCCAATGGTGTTGCGATACCGGATAAGGGGCTACAACACGGCGGCGCTCACCGATCTTAAAAACGGCTTCATATCGGCCCAGAGCCATTATTCCGCCCACGTCGGGACCCCGGTCACCCTGTCCTTGCTGAAATCGGCAGGCTACACGCAGACCGCCAACGTGATCCTCACCGTGAATGACGGCAACGAAACAGCCCTTTCCATCAGCACCACCCACGCTAACGGGGACACCACCTACTCCATCTCCTCCGACGGCACCATAACGCATTGACGCTGCGCAACCGGCGGCAACCCGCCTGAAAACGCTGATTTGCAGTATCGGCGTTTTCAGGAAGGCTGCGCCCCTTGGAAAATCCTCACCACCTGATCAGCGCCGTTCCCCATGTGAAGCCCGCGCCGAAAGCCGCAAGCAGCAAAATATCCCCCGGCTCCACCATGCCCGCCCTCACAGTCTCATCCAGAAGAAGCGGGATGGACGCGGCGGTTGTGTTGCCGTAGCGCTCGATGTTGTGAAGAAATTTTTCCTCCGGCCATTTCAGCTTGGCGGCGGCGAACTGGTTTATACGAAGGTTGGCCTGGTGCGGAATAACGTACTTGATATCTTCGGCCTTTACCCCGGTTTTTTCCAGCGTACTTTCGATCACCTCAGGAAGCCTTGTCACAGCGTGCTTGAAAACGGTCTTGCCGTCCATCTGGGGCCATATCTGCCTGGACTTCGCAGTCTCCTCGGTGATGTAGGGCTTCTTGGATATGTCCCAGATGTCCAGGTAAAGGGCCTTTGCGTGGCGTCCGTCCGCGTGCAGTTCGGTGTAAAGAATCCCCCTGTCCGCGTCTTCGCTGGGCGAAACGATGACGGCCCCGGCCCCGTCGCCGAAAAGAACCGCCACGTCGCGCCCTTCATCGGTGAAGTTGAGTGCGCTTGAGTGGACCTCGGCCCCCACCACAAGTATGTTCCTGTACGCGCCGGTCCTCACAAAGGCGTCGGCCACAGCCAGCGAATAGATGAAGCCCGAACACTGGTTTCGGACGTCCAGGCAGGGAACGCCCGGAATGCCCATCTTGGCCTGGAGGTAGCAGGCGGAGCCCGGAAAATGATGGTCCGGCGAGAGAGTGGCGAAAATGATGAAATCCACGTCCTGCTCGGTTATGTGAGCGTCTTCCAGTGCGTTTTTGACGGCTAAGAGCGCAAGGTCGGAGCAGCTTACGCCCTCTTCGGCAAAACGCCTCGCCTCGATGCCGCTTCTGGTGTGAATCCATTCATGGCTGGTGGTCATGATTTTCGCAAGGTCGTCGTTGGTGACGGACTTTGGCGGTACGTAACTGCCTATCCCCTTGATACGGCTTCGGATCATCGAAAAACTCCTTGTTTTTGGGACTTTGAGGCGGCCATACCCGGACGGAGGTTTGCCCCTGGTTTTCGGGGCGAATCAACTGATTAGAAAATCGCGGCGGCAATGTCAACGAAAGCCTTTGGAAATGCGGGGACGACGCATTTGAAACAAAGAAAAGGATTCGCAGGGGGCGGGGTTAGCTAATCGCCGCTTCCGCCCTACTTTCTGAAGTGCGGGCACCTTTTTTCGCATCTGCGGCAGGCGGGCTCCCGGATTGTTGAATCCGGCTCGCCAAAGGCCACGATGGCCGAAATTGATTTGCGTGGGCTCATCATGCCGCCCGGCGTGAGGGTGATGCCTATGCTTTCTGCGTCGGCAAGGGCGAGAAGCTCCCTGTTGTCTGTAACTGGCCAGTCGCAGTAGCCGGGGCTGTACCGAAAGCCCGAAACCAGTCCCGATTCCTCCATAAGCGCGGAAAGCCTTTCATGCACCTTCTGGGCCAGACCCTCGGCCAGCACCGAGGCGACTGCGTCCGCGCAATAATCCCGCAACAGATCGCCGCCCTTTTCGCCGGGCAGATCAAGCGTCGGCTCTCCTATGGTAAGGGCGAAGGCGGCCCATAGCTTTGCCGGAAAAAGCGCCCCCGAAACAAGGCGCGTGGAAAAAACGAAGCCTCCGGGGACGGAAAAGCCGCGTTTTGGGCTTTCAATTTCGACAAGTTCCAAAAACCTCGCCACGGCCTTGGGCCTGCACGATCTTCGGAGCGGCTCTCCGATCTGGTCCAATACCCGTCGTACCTGATCCGAAACGCATTTCGCGTCGGGATAGCCCAGGCGAAAAAGAAGCGCCGCCTCGTCGACCGCCAGGTCGTCAGGGCATAGATCCGGTCGCCATATCCGTCCTTTTTCCATTAACGGCTCCAAGGTTTTCTGCGGGAAAATTCAAACGAAAATGGAATTAAACCCTGGCACCCGAAATATCATGATGCCGATTATGATTGAAGCATGGGGCGAAAATGGTTTATTAATGAGCCCGGTTTTCGTCCGGCCTGGAATTCAAGCGCCGGTTCCCCAAAATCGTTCAGCACGGCCATGAGGGCCGGAGCGCCCCATTACATTGCACGGTTTCACGATTCACTGCAAGAGGGCCATCCTTGAAACCTGATCCATACAAAAGCGACGATATCTAAAGGACTTGATTTGTTTTCAATATCAAAGGCCCTATTAACAGACCCGAAAGGTTGAACCATGCCGGAAGTCTCCAGGATTTACCGGAAGTTGCCGGTTTTGGCCGCGTTTTTGGCCATCCTTGTTTTTTCGCCCAAGGCCGTTTTGGCGGATAACTGCTGCGTGGGATACATTCATCTCGAACGGGTGATAGGAGAATCCACAATAGGGAAGGCCGCCGGAGCGCAGTTTCAGAAAGAGCTTGCCCAGCGGGAGGCGGAGGTCAAAAAGCTTCTGGATGAGGTCAAAAAGCTCAA
This sequence is a window from Deltaproteobacteria bacterium. Protein-coding genes within it:
- a CDS encoding CopG family transcriptional regulator; its protein translation is MSRKPVTLTFKVDPALAEILDKVPNKSEFVRRAVLSALENTCPLCSGTGILTPRQRDHWATLARTHFMAKCGDCQEYHLVCHAGDSPDHSHGMDLESHLK
- a CDS encoding MBL fold metallo-hydrolase, translating into MNRLCATFLEGASVILEFGGSVRLLTNPRFKEKSKTDDSLIDRLSRLTGLVITAFEPGQADLSAPWSKTVLEAPVVVPRGFVWQAELAGFSTCHELAAGESVGLGPIRLTATPAAPADGRFSAIIEAFGFTVFFAGETLFEPLLGAVPKSFPKIDLAFLPVGGPAFSSSSRPKTLMSAQEAAGLCAVLRPRTAIPILWEADPTSPAAFITAAKIFAPATKIKILKYGESVCL
- a CDS encoding ketoacyl-ACP synthase III, producing the protein MIRSRIKGIGSYVPPKSVTNDDLAKIMTTSHEWIHTRSGIEARRFAEEGVSCSDLALLAVKNALEDAHITEQDVDFIIFATLSPDHHFPGSACYLQAKMGIPGVPCLDVRNQCSGFIYSLAVADAFVRTGAYRNILVVGAEVHSSALNFTDEGRDVAVLFGDGAGAVIVSPSEDADRGILYTELHADGRHAKALYLDIWDISKKPYITEETAKSRQIWPQMDGKTVFKHAVTRLPEVIESTLEKTGVKAEDIKYVIPHQANLRINQFAAAKLKWPEEKFLHNIERYGNTTAASIPLLLDETVRAGMVEPGDILLLAAFGAGFTWGTALIRW
- a CDS encoding zinc ABC transporter substrate-binding protein — protein: MKTVRFFYIIVIMCLILSAASAVAGPRPLKVLCSTYPMYVFTSSVAKGSAGVSVDLMLPSALGCPHDYVLTPKDMRKLAEADVLVINGLGMEEFLDASLKKAKPKLKIIDTSAGQKGILRLMGDDGQGHHHGGFNPHLFSSPKRAAQMVKALGESLAALDGKNSSLYRKNAAFWHGRLSGLAASYARAAAAFPNRRIVTQHAVFDYLAEDCGLAIVAVVEDEPGQEPSASDMLEIVKAIRAKKAAALFTEPQYPAKVGETIAREAGIPVAALDPVANGPDGADISHYEAAMQKNLGILKSVLGKK
- a CDS encoding prepilin-type N-terminal cleavage/methylation domain-containing protein, which gives rise to MIALTRKRQKGFTLVELMIVIAIIAILAAIAIPMVLRYRIRGYNTAALTDLKNGFISAQSHYSAHVGTPVTLSLLKSAGYTQTANVILTVNDGNETALSISTTHANGDTTYSISSDGTITH